ACCGCCTGAAAAGCGCGCCGGATCTGAAAACCAACCCGGTGTTGCAGTTGAACCTCGCTAACGCGTATCTGGAGGGCAGCCAGCCGGCGCAGGCGGTGACTATTCTTAACCGCTACACCTTTACCTGGCCTGACGACACCAATGGCTGGGATCTGCTGGCCCAGGCGCAGGCGGCGCTGGGCAATCGCGATCAGGAGCTGGCCGCGCGCGCCGAAGTGATGGCGCTTTTGGGTAAACTCGATCAGGCGATTTCGCTGCTCAGCAGCGCCAGTTCGCAGGTGAAGCTCGGCAGTCTGCAACAGGCGCGTTACGACGCCCGTATCGACCAGATCCGCCAGCTGCAACAGCGCTTCCGCCCTTACGAAAAAATGTAACAGGAGAGACCATGTCCCGGGACGTGACGATTTACCATAACCCGCGCTGCTCGAAGAGCCGCGAAACCCTGAGCCTGCTGACAGAACGCGGCATTGAACCCGATGTCGTACTGTATCTGGAGACGCCGCCGGATGCGGCGACAATAAAAACGCTGCTGAAGCAGCTCGGGTTCAGCCAGGCGCGCGAGCTGATGCGCACCAAAGAAGATCTCTATAAAACGCTGAATCTGGCTGACCCGTCGCTCAGTGAAGAGGCATTGATTCAGGCGATGGTGGATAACCCGAAACTGATCGAGCGTCCGATTGTGGTGAGCCACGGCAAAGCCCGGCTGGGGCGCCCGCCGGAACAGGTGCTGGATATCCTCTAAAAAAACGCCGCGGGAATGACTTCTCGCGGCGTTCTTGTTTTCTGCGACGGCTTTTACAGCCCGAGCGTGTCTTTCACAAACGGGATCGTCAGCTTACGCTGCGCGCTGATTGAGGCGCGATCGAGCTGATCGAGCGTCAGAAACAGCGTGCGCATTTCGCGATCGAGGCGTTTTAACAGAAAACGGCCCACATCCTCCGGCAGCTCGAACCCGCGCATCCGCGCGCGCAACTGCAGCGCCTGGAGCTTATCGTCATCGGAAAGCGGCTGGAGCCGGTAGATTTGTCCCCAGTCGAGACGCGAGGCGAGATCGGGCAGCTTCAGGTTGAGCTGGCGGGGCGGCCGGTCGCCGGTGATAAGCAGCCGGGTATTGCCCGATTCGAGGATGCGATTGTAGAGATTGAAGATAGCCATTTCCCAGAGCTCGTCGCCTGCGATGCACTCGATATTATCGATGCAGACCAGCGAGAGTTGCTCCATGCCTTCCAGCACTTCAGGGACAAACCAGGTGCGTTTATCCAGCGGCACATAGCCGACCGCGTCTCCGCGTTGCGAAAGCTCGGCGCAGGCGGCATGCAGCAGATGGCTGCGCCCGCCCCCCTCCCGGGACCAGAAATAGATGTAGCCGCTGCGGTCGTGACGCAGCATCGTCTGGAGTGCGGCTAATAAAGAGGGGTTGTCGCCCGGCCAGAAGCTGGCAAACGTTTCGTCATCGGGCAGCCAGAGCGGCAAGGAGAGCTGTGCCGGTGTGTTCAGAAGGACCTCTTCAAGGACATACGAAAAAACGCATTGAGTCTATCACACAATCGCTTCGCTGTTGAACCGGGCGGGCAGCGCCGCCCGGCAGGAGGATCAGTGCGGCGATTTTTCGCGCTCGTCAGCGTCAAGCACCGTCTCTTCAGGGCGCAATACGTTGATAATTTTGAAAATCAGGCTCAGCGCCACGCCGACGATCGTCGCCAGCGCCATGCCTTTGAGCTCGGCCGCGCCAATATGCACTTTCGCGCCGCTGACACCGATGATCAGGATGACTGACGTCAGGATCAAGTTCTGCGCCTTGCTGTAGTCCACTTTGGATTCAATCAGCACGCGAATACCGGAAGCGCCGATCACGCCGTAGAGCAGCAGCGAAACGCCGCCCATCACCGGCACCGGGATTATCTGGATCGCCGCCGCCAGTTTGCCGACGCAGGAGAGCAAAATCGCGATGATCGCAGCGCCGCCGATAACCCAGGTGCTGTAGACGCGGGTGATCGCCATGACGCCGATATTCTCGCCATACGTCGTGTTCGGCGTGGAGCCGAAGAAGCCCGAGATGATCGTCGAGAAGCCGTTAGCGAACATTGAGCGATGCAGACCCGGATCGCGGATCAGATCTTTTTTGACGATATTCGCCGTCACCACCAGGTGCCCGACATGCTCGGCTATGACCACCAGCGCCGCAGGCAGAATGGTGAAGATGGCAAACCACTCAAAGCGCGGCGTGTAGAACGTCGGCAGCGCGAACCAGTGGGCATTGGCAATCGGCGTGGTATCCACAACGCCCATCGCGAAAGAGAGCGCATAGCCCGCCAGCACGCCGATGAGAATCGGGATGATGGCAAGGAAGCCGCGGAACAGCACCGAGCCAAATACCGTGACCGCCAGCGTCACCAGCGAAATAGTAATGGTGGTCGAATCCGCCGTCTGGCCTTCCGCAGGCAGCAGGCCCGCCATATTGGCGGCGACGCCCGCAAGCTCAAGGCCGATAACGGCGACAATCGCGCCCATCGCGGCAGGCGGGAACATCACGTCGAGCCAGCCGGTGCCCGCTTTTTTCACAATCAGCGCCACGATGCAGAACAGCGCGCCGCAGACGATAAACCCGCCAAGCGCCATCTCGTAGCCGAGCGGCAACAGCAGCAGCACCGGGGAGATAAAGGCAAAGCTTGAGCCCAGATACGCCGGGATTTTGCCTTTACAGATAAAGAGATACAGCAGCGTTCCGATACCGTTAAACAGCAGCACGGTAGCCGGGTTGATATGAAACAGGATGGGCACCAGCACGGTTGCGCCAAACATGGCGAACAGGTGCTGCAAACTAAGCGGGATAGTCTGTAAGAGCGGCGGACGTTCACTTACCCCGATAGCACGGCGCGTCATAGCGTTTTCCTCAAGAGTGTTGATGTGTGATGTTTTAAGTGTGGGACCAAAAAAAAGCCGACTAATAAGTCGGCTTAATGTTTATTTCGTACCAAATATTTTATCGCCCGCATCGCCGAGGCCCGGGATGATGTACCCGTGCTCGTTAAGCCCCTTATCGATAGACGCGGTGTAGAGTTCGATATCCGGGTGCGCTTTCTCCAGCGCCTTGATGCCTTCCGGCGCGGCGACCAGAACCAGCACTTTGATGCTGGTGCAGCCCGCTTTTTTCAGCAGGTCGATGGTGGCGATCATGGAGCCGCCTGTCGCCAGCATCGGGTCGACAACCAGCGCCATGCGCTCGTCGATATTAGAAACCAGCTTCTGGAAATACGGCACCGGCTCCAGGGTTTCTTCATCGCGATAAACGCCGACCACGCTGATGCGCGCGCTCGGGACGTTCTCCAGCACCCCTTCCATCATGCCGAGACCGGCGCGCAGAATAGGCACAACGGTAATTTTCTTGCCTTTGATCTGCTCGATTTCCACCGGGCCGTTCCAGCCTTCGATGGTCACTTTTTCGGTCAGCAGATCCGCCGTGGCTTCATAGGTCAGCAGGCTGCCCACTTCAGAGGCGAGTTCACGAAAACGCTTGGTGCTGATGTCATGCTCGCGCATCAGGCCCAGCTTGTGTTTAACCAGCGGGTGCTTCACTTCAACGATCTTCATTCTCTTTCTCCCCAGCAAGATGGCAACCACAAAAAAAATCGCCGGATTATACCGCTTTTTGCAGGCTGCGCCATACGTAATGGGCTTGATCGGGATCAACCGAACAGAAGTCAGTCATCTTATAAGTGTGTTTTATTCCGCGCAACAAGGGCTCGCAAACGTTTGCCTGGACTGTTAGAATTGCCGCGATTTCTCTACTACCACCAACCGCAACCGCGTGGGGACTTTAGCAGTGACCGACAAAACCTCTCTCAGCTATAAAGATGCCGGTGTTGATATTGATGCTGGTAACGCTCTGGTCGACCGTATCAAAGGCGTCGTGAAAAAAACCCGTCGTCCGGAAGTCATGGGCGGCCTGGGCGGCTTCGGCGCCCTCTGCGCGCTGCCGCAGAAATACCGCGAGCCGGTACTGGTCTCCGGGACGGACGGCGTCGGCACCAAGCTGCGTCTGGCGATGGATCTGAAGCGTCACGACACGATCGGCATCGATCTGGTGGCGATGTGCGTTAACGATCTGGTGGTACAGGGCGCCGAGCCGCTGTTCTTCCTCGATTACTACGCGACCGGCAAGCTGGATGTGGATACCGCGGCGAGCGTGATTAACGGCATCGCCGAAGGCTGCCTGCAATCCGGCTGCGCGCTGGTTGGCGGCGAAACGGCGGAAATGCCGGGCATGTATCACGGCGACGACTATGACGTGGCCGGTTTCTGCGTCGGCGTGGTGGAAAAATCAGAGATTATCGACGGCTCGAAAGTCGCCGACGGCGACGTGCTGGTGGCGCTGGCCTCCAGCGGCCCGCACTCCAACGGCTACTCGCTGGTGCGTAAAATTCTTGAAGTGAGCGGCGCGGACCCGCAAGCCACCGAGCTTGACGGCAAACCGCTCGCCGATCACCTGCTGGCGCCGACCCGCATCTATGTGAAGCCGGTTCTGGAGCTGATTGAGAAGCTGGAGGTTCACGCCATCGCCCACCTGACCGGCGGCGGCTTCTGGGAAAACATTCCGCGCGTGCTGCCGGACAACACCCAGGCGGTGATTGATGAAGCCTCCTGGCAGTGGCCGGCGGTCTTCAACTGGCTGCAACAGGCGGGCAACGTCAGCCGTCATGAGATGTACCGCACCTTTAACTGCGGCGTTGGCATGGTCATCGCCCTGCCAGCC
This DNA window, taken from Cronobacter universalis NCTC 9529, encodes the following:
- the arsC gene encoding arsenate reductase (glutaredoxin) (This arsenate reductase requires both glutathione and glutaredoxin to convert arsenate to arsenite, after which the efflux transporter formed by ArsA and ArsB can extrude the arsenite from the cell, providing resistance.), whose translation is MSRDVTIYHNPRCSKSRETLSLLTERGIEPDVVLYLETPPDAATIKTLLKQLGFSQARELMRTKEDLYKTLNLADPSLSEEALIQAMVDNPKLIERPIVVSHGKARLGRPPEQVLDIL
- a CDS encoding DnaA inactivator Hda, which encodes MNTPAQLSLPLWLPDDETFASFWPGDNPSLLAALQTMLRHDRSGYIYFWSREGGGRSHLLHAACAELSQRGDAVGYVPLDKRTWFVPEVLEGMEQLSLVCIDNIECIAGDELWEMAIFNLYNRILESGNTRLLITGDRPPRQLNLKLPDLASRLDWGQIYRLQPLSDDDKLQALQLRARMRGFELPEDVGRFLLKRLDREMRTLFLTLDQLDRASISAQRKLTIPFVKDTLGL
- the uraA gene encoding uracil permease: MTRRAIGVSERPPLLQTIPLSLQHLFAMFGATVLVPILFHINPATVLLFNGIGTLLYLFICKGKIPAYLGSSFAFISPVLLLLPLGYEMALGGFIVCGALFCIVALIVKKAGTGWLDVMFPPAAMGAIVAVIGLELAGVAANMAGLLPAEGQTADSTTITISLVTLAVTVFGSVLFRGFLAIIPILIGVLAGYALSFAMGVVDTTPIANAHWFALPTFYTPRFEWFAIFTILPAALVVIAEHVGHLVVTANIVKKDLIRDPGLHRSMFANGFSTIISGFFGSTPNTTYGENIGVMAITRVYSTWVIGGAAIIAILLSCVGKLAAAIQIIPVPVMGGVSLLLYGVIGASGIRVLIESKVDYSKAQNLILTSVILIIGVSGAKVHIGAAELKGMALATIVGVALSLIFKIINVLRPEETVLDADEREKSPH
- the upp gene encoding uracil phosphoribosyltransferase — protein: MKIVEVKHPLVKHKLGLMREHDISTKRFRELASEVGSLLTYEATADLLTEKVTIEGWNGPVEIEQIKGKKITVVPILRAGLGMMEGVLENVPSARISVVGVYRDEETLEPVPYFQKLVSNIDERMALVVDPMLATGGSMIATIDLLKKAGCTSIKVLVLVAAPEGIKALEKAHPDIELYTASIDKGLNEHGYIIPGLGDAGDKIFGTK
- the purM gene encoding phosphoribosylformylglycinamidine cyclo-ligase → MTDKTSLSYKDAGVDIDAGNALVDRIKGVVKKTRRPEVMGGLGGFGALCALPQKYREPVLVSGTDGVGTKLRLAMDLKRHDTIGIDLVAMCVNDLVVQGAEPLFFLDYYATGKLDVDTAASVINGIAEGCLQSGCALVGGETAEMPGMYHGDDYDVAGFCVGVVEKSEIIDGSKVADGDVLVALASSGPHSNGYSLVRKILEVSGADPQATELDGKPLADHLLAPTRIYVKPVLELIEKLEVHAIAHLTGGGFWENIPRVLPDNTQAVIDEASWQWPAVFNWLQQAGNVSRHEMYRTFNCGVGMVIALPAAEADNAVALLNSLGETAWKIGAIKASDAQERVVIA